DNA from Rhodobacteraceae bacterium M382:
CGGGCGATGGTGTCATGCGGGGGGCTTTCCTGTAACAGGAACCGCGCCAGATTCAGCCGCAACAACCGCAGGTATTCCAACGGCGTCATGCCCAGGCATTGCTTGAACGCCAGTTGCAGGTTGCGCGGCGAGGTCCCCACCGCGCTGGCCACGTCGGTCACGCTGAGCGGATCAGCCAGATGCGCACGCATATGGTCCTGCGCCCGTTTCACATAGGGCGACGGTGATTTCAGCACCGGATGGTCCAGCAGCGGGGCAATATTGCTGGGCTGGGAGTAGATCAGCCCAGCGATCAGTTCATCCTCGACCACGGCCTGGGTCAATTGGTGATCAAGGCCCAGCAATTGACCACGATCCACCGCCGCCACAGCAGATTGGAACAACGTCAACCAGCGGCGCATTTCGTCCCGGCGGCCGTCAATCTGGGGCAGGAACCGCACAGGGGCCGTCAACGCAGTGCCAGAAATCCGTTCGGCCACCCGTGTCAGCTGGTCCCGGTCGATCTGTAACAACAACTGTTCACAGCCCGCATGCCAGCGCATGGCCGTGTGGCGATCCGGGTTCAGGATTGACGCCACACCCGCGCCGGTCTCGACTTCGTCCAGCCCGTTGCGCACCAGCGCATGGCCGGTCAGCGGCACCTGGATCAAATAAAAAGACCCCAGCTCGCCGGGTTCGATTTCCACATCGGCACCATAGCGGATGTAGTTATAGGACAACGCCTGCCCCTGGGCCCGGTTCTGGCAGGCGTCGAATTGATCCCGCGCCGATTGGCGTTCCAGCCGGTGACCGCAGAAATTGCGCGCCACCAGATCGCGCGCCTGATCCAGATCACCGGTCTGGAATTGGCAATACGCGTTCAAGGGGGCGCTCAATGGGGCTGTCGTCATCTCTGTTCGCATGGTTCGCAGAATGGCCTCCAAACCCCGAATTCACAAAGCGTTTCGTCTTCTTTACCATAAAACATGTGCAGAAAATTTCGCTTTTCGGATATTCGGGGGCCAAATCCCTGCCTAGCCTGATTGAAAAACCAATCCATAAAGGAGAACAGGGAAATGCAAATGGACGCGGGAATCACCGCCACGGACGCCGGAGTAGACGGCAAATCCTGGAATGTGGTCGGTCACATCTACACCCCGAAACTGCACAGCGACAACGCCATGCTGTGGCATGCGGTCATTCCGGCCGACACCTTTGTGCCGCCGCATGTGCACCCAACGCAGGACGAATGGATCTATATGCTGGAGGGCAACATGGAGGTCGACTTCGGCTATGAGAGCGGCAATGTAGTCGCCCACAAGGCCGGACCGGGCGACATGATCCAGATGCCGCGCGGCGTGGCGCATGGGGTGTTCAACCGATCAGGTGCCGAGGCGAAATGCCTGTTCGGCGTGGCCCCGTCGCGCAAGCTGTTTGATCTGTTCATTGCGCTCGATGGTGTGACCGACCCGGCCGAGCTGGTCCGCCTGTCGGCCCTGCACGAGGTCGATTTTCTGCCCCCTCCGGCAGACGCATAAGCCGGGAGAACAACGAAATGGTAAAACGCAAGAACGTCGCCATCATTGGCGGCGGGGTCTCCGGCTTGGCTGCGGCCAAGGCATTTGATGAACGCGGACACCGGGTGTTCGGGTTTGAACGCACCCATGATTTTGGCGGTGTGTGGGAGCTGTCGCGCTCCTACCCCGATGTGCAAACCCAAAGCCCCAAGGATCTGTATTGTTACACCGATCATCCGATGCCGGACGATTATCCCGAATGGCCCAAGGGGCCACAGGTGCATGCCTATCTGCATTCCTATGCGGCCAAACATGATCTGACCCGGCTGTTCCAGCTGAACACCAACATTCTGTCGATGGACCGTCGTGCCGATGGCCAACCGGGCTGGACCCTGACCATCGACCGGGCGGGCAGTGTCAGCAGCGAAGATTTCGACTTTGTCGCGATCTGTACAGGCCAGTTTTCCGACAAGAACATCATCTCCCACCCCGGTCAGGACGCGTTCATCGCGAACGGCGGTCAGGTGATGCATTCGTCGGAGTACGTCGACAGCGCCATCGCCAAGGGCAAGAATGTGCTGGTGCTGGGTGGGTCGAAATCGGCCACCGATCTGGTGGTGAACGCGGCCAAGAACGGCGCCAAATCCGCCACGATGGTCTATCGCGAAAACGTCTGGCGGGTGCCGTATTTTGTCGGCGGCATCAACTTTAAACGGCTGCTGTACATGCGGGCGCAAGAACAGCAGTTCAATCAATGGGGCAAATCCCCGTTCCAGCGGGTGATTGCGGCGGTGTTCAAACCGCTGGTCTGGGCCAACTTTCGTGGGCTCGAAACCCTGCTCAAGGCGCAATTGGGTCTGAAAAAATGGAACATGGTGCCCGACAGCCCGATTGAAAAAGAAGCCTGTTGTTCGCTGCCGATTGTGACACCGGGGCTGTTCGAAGGGTTCCGGGACGGGTCAATCAAACCCATTCAGGGCACGATTGATCACTATGAACCGGGCCACGCCGTGCTGACCACCGGCGACAGGATCCCCTGTGATCTGTCGGTTCTGGCCGTGGGCTGGAAGCTGGGGATTCCCTATCTGGCGCAGGAATACCGCGACAAGTTGATCGAGAGCGACGGCCAATATCGTGTCTACCGCCTGTCGGTGAACCCGGATCTGCCGGACATGGGCTTTGTCGGGTTCAATTCGTCCTTTTGCACCATCCTGTCGGCGGAGATGATCGCCAATTGGCTGGTCCGCTATGCCGATGGACAGTTGGCGCACCAGCCCAGCGCCCAGGCGATGAACGAAAACATGGAGATGATGCTGAATTGGCGGCGCAAGGAACGCCCCTCGGCCCAGGTCTACGGCGGGCTGTGTTCGGCACCGTTCCATTTCAAACATTTCGACGAATTGCTGGCCGACATCGGCGCGACCAAACGCAAGCGGGACAATCCGCTGGCGGAACAATTCTCCTTTCCGGATGCCAAATCCTATGGGGAATTCCTGGCCTCGGCCCCGCAATACAGCGCGGCCTGATCGCTTTCCCCCCGCCCAATCCGGTCGGGGGGAAATATACGCCGCCCCGCGCGCAGGCCAGAGCACAAACCTGAGCACAAAGCCAGACCGCATATACCGGCGTTGAGAAGCCAAGACTTGGGATCTGATCTGGAAGAATGGGCCGCGAACTCCACACCTCTTGATCCAAGCAGTATCTCGTGCAACCCCGACGCAAATGCGCAGGAACAGTCGCTGTGAGCTATGGTTCACAGGATCAGCAAGGGAGAGCCATCAGGTTGGACCCGAAAGGTCGGCGTACTGTGGCCCGCGGGTGCCAACAGGACGCGTTGGACGACCCCCTTGCACGGGGGCGGCAGGTCGGCGGAACAGGGGGTGCCTTTCCCGCCGAGATGGGCGACATGACAGCGGTGGAGCATCTGACCACCATTGCGCTGTCTGACACAACCTGCGTGACCGAAGTGACCCTCGGACCGCACTGCTCACCCTGTTATTAAGAACCTTTAGCCCTTTAGCCGACCAACTCTTCCAACACCCGGTCCATCATCGCATCACAGGCCGCCAGCTGGGTTTGCTCCAGATATTCGTCGGGCTTGTGTCCCTGCCCTTCCATCGATCCGGGGCCACAGACCACGGTGGGAATGCCCAGCCCGTCGAAATAGCCAGCCTCGGTGCCATAAGGGACTTTGGTCACATCATTGCTTTGGGCCAGACGCTGGGCCAGCGAAACAACAGGCGCGTCGCCCGCGACCGACAGACCGGGATAGGCGTTGTATTGGTCCACCTCGATCCGGGCATCCGGAAATTGGCTGCGGTGAGCGGTCGCCACCTGTTCCGCCGCCGCTTGGATGCGGGCCAGAATATCGGCTGCCTTGTCAGCGGCCAGATGGCGATATTCGAAATCCACAACCGCCTTGTCCGGCACGATATTCAACGCCATGCCCCCGGACAGCTTGCCCACATGCACAGTTGAATAAGGAATATCATAAGCGGCATCGCGCGCGCCGTTGATCATGAAATCCTGCTGCAACGCGCGCAGTTCAGCCACGAAATCCGTGGCCAGATGCAGCGCGTTCACAAACTGTGGGGCCAGCGCAGAATGGCCGTTCTGCCCAAAACAGGTTGCGCGCAGAGCAGCTTTGCCTTTGTGGCCCACGGCGACCTGCATGTCGGTTGGCTCACCGACAAAACAGGCGCGCGGCAGGCCAATCGTGCCGTCGAGCGCGCCGATCATATGTTTGATCCCGACCACGCCAATTTCCTCGTCATAGGAAAAGGCGATTTTCAGCGGCTCTTTCAGATCCCGTCCCGCTGCCCGATCGGCCAGCGCCATGACAGAGGCGACATAGCCCTTCATATCGGTTGTGCCACGCCCATAGAGACGCCCGTTGTCGCGGGTCAGGCGGAACGGATCACGGGTCCAGTCCTGTCCTTCGACCGGCACAACATCCGTGTGCGCCGACAACAGAATTCCGCCCGGACCAGACGGTCCCAGCGCGGCAAAAATCCCGGCCTTTTCGCCGGTGCCATCCGGGACCCGGTGTACGGCAAAGCCGCGCGCGGTCAGAAAATCCTGAATATAGTCGATGATCGCAAGATTGCTGTTGGCACTGACCGTGTTGAAACCGATCAGACGGTCCAAAATTTCAATCGTGTCTGTCATCTTGTCCAAAGCCCACTCAGATTGCCGCTGTTTCCCACTCAATACGAACATTGCGCCCCGGACAAAAGACAGGCCTGCCCAAGCAGTGGTTAGAGGCAGGCTAAGATCTCTGTCAGACGTCGCGACGGCTGCCTTCGGGGCCCATGCGGATGCCCGGCACGCTGTCGCGGGTGATCCGGGACCGACAATGTTCGATGAACGCCTTGACCGTGCTGGTGCCATCGGCTCCGCGTGCCATGATCAGCCCCATGCACATCGGGCGCACATCGCCGGTCAACGGAATGAACTGCAAGGTGCCCCCATCGGGGGATTGATTGGTCAGGGGCCGCACATTGGCGATGGAATAGCCGTATCCATTGGCGACCAGGCTGCGCATCACCGCCATATCACGGGTACGTTCCGCGATTTTGGGTTTGACCCCGGCCTTGGAAAAAAACGACAGGAAGTATTCGCCGCTCATCGGCAAATCCAGCAGCACCATGGGGTGATCGCGCAGTTCTTCGACTGAAACGGCCGGAAGATGCGCGATGGGATGGGTTTCAGCGGCCAGAACATAGGGCGGCAGTTCCACCAGCCGCACAAAATCCAGGTCCGCGGGAATATCCAGATCATAGGTCAGAGCGATGTCCAGCTCGGCCCGGCGGATCTGAGAGAAGATCTCGGTCTGGTTCAATTCGACCTGGTTGATGCGGACATCGGGGTATTGCGCTTCGAATTCACGGCGTACCTTGGGCAGGACAAATTGGGCAAATGTCAGCAGACACCCGATGGACAGCGGCCCCTGCACGTTCCCGGAAATATCCCCGGCAATCGAGTTGAGCATATCCGCCTCGCGCAGGATCTTTTGCGACTGTCCCAACAGGCGGATCCCGGCCTTGGTCAGCGACAGACCCTGGGCGTGTTTGCGTACAAACAGCGACAGACCGAATTCCTCTTCGAGCTGAGACACGGCAGCAGAGATCGACGGCGACGACACATTCACCTTTTCGCTGGCCGCCGCGATAGAACCGCATTCGCCCACAGCAACGAAATATTCCAATTGTCTTAGGGTATAGCGCAGCGTCATGGCAAAACTATCCTCTGCGCCTGACCAGTTTTCAAGCCTGATAGCGGCTTTGATCAGATTTGGGAATGCCCCCAATGCGGCTGCATCCCGTTCACACAGGCCCGTCAGACCCGCGCCATCGCCCGTCCTGACAACCACAGCGAGGCCAACCCCGAACAGGTGATCACACCCAGCCCAATCAGCCCCAAGGCGTCCGGCAGGTCCGAGAACACAATCCATCCCACCACTGTCGCGGCCAGCAGCTGGCTGTAAACCAACGGGGCCACAACGCTGGCCGGGGTTGTCTTGTTGGCCACCACCAACAGATAGTTTCCAGCGGCTGACCCCAGCGCGCTGACCAGGATCAACCCCGCATCCCCCCAACCGATCCCTGCGGGCCATCCCGTCAGGGCCAGCGGCAGCAGTACGATTGCGCCAACAAACAACTGCGAGAACATCAAAAAACCGGAACGATATTGCCCAGCCAACCACCGCGTTGCCACCAGAAACGAGCCGTGGAAACACCCGGCTGCCACCGCAAAACCCAGCCCCACGGTCATGCCGAACCCCGGCTTGACCACCAACAGAACACCCGCAAATCCGATCAGCAACAGAACCGCCCGGGCCGGTGTCACCCGTTCCCCCAACAGCACTGCCGACAGCACAAAGGCAAGGATTGGTCCGACAAAGAACCCGCCGAACACATTGGCAATCGGTTCGGTTCGCAACGCGGTCAGGATCAGGCTGATCCCCCCCACGATCAGACAGGCCCGCAGGATGATGCGCCAATCCAACAGCTGTGACAGCTCGGCCCGGTGCACCCGAAACGTCGGCAACAACACCACCAGCCCCACGGTAAACCGCGACCAGGCCACAAAAAACGGGCTAAAGCCATTGGCCGTCAACAGCTTTCCAGCTGCATCACCAATGACAATCAGGCTCATCGCGCTCACAACAAGGCCAAGCGCAGGGAGGAGACGGCTGTGCATGTTCTCAATCCTTTTCGGACGTCAGCCCAGCCAATCCTTGCGGGTCACAGCGTCGTTCAATGCCAACAGGTCCTCGCGCAGCTGATCCCGTGACACCGGACCACCCAGACAGACCCGCATTGATTCGGGTGGGGTGGGTCCAACTGAAAACGCATCACTGGGCATGATGCCGATCTGGCGATTGCCCATCCGCCCCATGACTTCGGCGCGGCTGGTGCCCTGCGGCAGGTTCAGCCACAGGTTGAAGGCCTCGGGCGCAGCGTGCAGGTCACATTGTTTCAGGACCGTGGCGGCGATCTCCTGTCGGGCGGCGGCCTCGGACCGGACAAAGGTCTGGATGTGCCCGGCAGTGCCGTCTTCGATCCAGCGGCTGAGCAGCGCCAGGTTCAGTGGCGAAGCCATGACGTTCATGGACCTCAGCGCCTGGGAAAACTGCCCCATCACCCCTGCAACGGGTACGCTGGTATAGGCCAATCGCAGGCCAGCACCAAAACATTTGGACACACCCGCGATATGCCATCCCAGTTCCGGCACGAGCTGTGAAATCGGCTGCGGTGCCTCTGCGGCGACAAACCGATAGGCGTCATCTTCGATCAGCGGCAGATCATGGGCGCGCAGCACCGCCGCAATCTGTTCGCGCCGCTTTTGCGGGATGGTGGCGGTCGTGGGGTTCTGCAAGATCGGATTCAGATAGAGCGCCACGGGGCGATCCTGACGAATGGCCTGATCCAGCGCATCGGGCAGAATGCCATCCGCATCGCCGGGCAACCCGATCAGCCGCAGCCCCAGCCGCGCCGCGATCGAACGGATCCCGGGATAGGTGAGTTCCTCGCACAGGAGGGTCAGCCCCGGTTCGGCCAGCACCGTCAAAATCGCATAGAGGCTGGCATGGGTGCCCGCCGTGACGGCCAGCCGGTCAACATCACAGGTCATACCCTGTTCCTGCATCCAATGCGCTGCAATTTCGCGGTCCTGGACGCTACCGATCACCGATTGATAACGCAGCAAGGCCACCAGATTGGCCGACACATGTGACATCCCCTGCGCCATGCGCGTCAACAGCGCCGGATCATCCGGTTCCGGCGGCATGTTCATCATGGGGTCTTCTTCCTGGGCCCGGCGCGGGTCCGGGGCTTCTGGCGCCTCTGGCGGTTCTGCTGCGGCCCGAACAAAGGTGCCCCGTCCGACAAAGCTCTCGATATAACCGCGCCGCACCGCTTCGGCATAGCCCCGCGAGACGGTCGACAAATCAATCCCCAGCCCCTGCGCCACTGCGCGTTGCGGCGGCAACCGATCTCCGGCGGCCAGAACCATTTTGTCGATATCGGATTTGATCGCCTCGGCGATTTCCACATAACGCGGGTGACCGGTCGGAACGAGCGTTGGGATCCACTGTTTCATGTCAGCCTCTTGCCTTGTGGGGTGCCGGACCGGGCCCGACAAAATGGATCATTACGGGGGATTGCGTCACATTGCAATCACTTTGCATTCAATTTGATTGCAATCAATTCTGAAACACTCTAATCGACTGGCAATCCACGGAGACACGCGCCATGACCGATTCCCTTGCCCAGACCACCGAAGAAGACCGCCCCATGAAACCCGCCATCCTGAACGGGTTGCGCCTGAAGTGTCCCAATTGCGGCCAGGGCAAGCTGCTGCACAGCTATCTCAAGGTGAATGACACATGCAGCCACTGCGCCCAGCCGCTGCACCACCAGCGGGCCGATGATGGCCCCGCCTATCTGACCATCCTGCTGGTGGGTCATATCCTGGGGTTTGCGCTGCATTTCGTTTACACCACCTGGCGCCCCGAGCCTTTGACGCTGGCGCTGATCATGACCGCGGTCACCGTCACCGGGGCGCTGGCCCTGCTGCCTCGGATGAAGGGGCTGGTGGTCGCCTATCAATGGGCCAAACGGCTGCACGGCTTCTAACGCTTCTTCAACACAACGCCTCCAGACACGCCCGCCATTAGGTGGGCGTTTTTTCTTGCGCCAGTGCGAAATCGCCTCTAGCTATACATCTGTATAATTAGATTCCCACTTCAGGACCGCGCGCGTGACCTCTGCCCCTCGCAAATTCAACCGCATCACGCCCGATCAGCGCAAACTGGCCCTGATCGAGGCCACATTGGCGTTGGTCGGTGAAAAGGGCGTGCAGGGTGCAACTGTGCGGGCCATTGCCGACCGGGCAGACGTCACCCAAGGTTTGATCCGGCATCACTTCTCCTCCAAGGAAGAGCTGATTTCTGCCGCTTATGATCACCACATGACGACGTTGACCACGCTGGCGCAGGCCACGGTCGATCCGACAGCAGACACCGCCCGGAGCAGGTTGGCGGGGTTCGTGCGGGCCACGCTGACCCCACCGGTGGTTGACCAGAGATCGCTGGCGCTGTGGGCTGCATTTCTGAACCGTGTGCAACAGGACGCGGCCATGCGGGCCATACACCAACGCACGTATATGGTGTTTCGCGACCATCTCGAGGGGCTGATCCACGCCGCCCTGACCGAATCCAACCACCCTGCCCCCCAGGATCGGACCCGACGTCTGGCCATCGCTTGCAACGCGGTGCTGGATGGGCTGTGGCTCGAAGGGGGGGCGTTGCCCAACCTGTTTGCACCTGATGAACTGTCCGAAATCGGCCTGGCTTCGGTCGGAGCATTGATCAACATTGACCTGAAACAAAAGGCTGAATGAACATGAAAACAGCTGCGATTACAGACCGGTTGGCCGGGCTGGGTGGAGCCAAGTGGGACCTGTACCAAAAGGCACGCGATATGGTGGCCAAAGGGGCTGACATCGTCGAAATGACCATTGGCGAGCCGGATGTCCCCACCCCCGCATCACTGAGCGGTGCGGCGATCACGGCGCTGCAGGCCGGGCGCACCACCTATTCGACAGGCCGGGGGGAAATGGGGCTGCGTCAGGCATTGGCTGACAGCTATTCCTGCAGCCGCGGGCGGGCTTTTGGCCCCGAAAACATCCTGTGCTTCCCCGGCACCCAGACCGCGCTGTATGCGGTGATGATGGGCGTCGCGGACCATGGAGACCAGGTTCTGGTGGGTGATCCGATGTATGCCACCTATGAAGGCGTAATCCGCGCAACGGGGGCCGACATGGTGCCGGTCCCACTGCGCCCCGAGGCCGGTTTCCGGATGCAAGCCGCAGACATTGCCGCCCGTATCACGCCGCGCAGCCGGGCGATCTTTCTCAATACGCCGCATAACCCCACCGGCGCGATCCTGAGCGCGCAGGACATTGCCGACATCGGTGCGCTGGCTTTGGAACATGATCTCTGGATCATCTCGGACGAGGTCTATGAACATCTGGTGTTTGACGGGGCCGGTTTTGCCTCGCCCCTGTCCAATCCGCACCTGGCCGACCGGGTGATTGCGGTGTCGTCGATTTCGAAATCTCACGCCGCGCCAGGGTTTCGCAGCGGCTGGTGTGTGGGACCTGCATCCTTTTGTGATGCGCTGTTGCCAGTGTCGGAAACCATGCTGTTCGGCAACCAGCCGTTCATCGCCGACATGACCGAACAGGCGGTGCGCGCGGGATCCGAGGTCGCCCCGGGCATGTGCGCGCGCTATGCCGCCCGCGCTGCTGCGCTGGCCGACCGGCTGGCGCGCGACACCTGTCTGACCGTGCACCGCCCGGACGCGGGCATGTTTGCGTTGGTCAATGTGGCCGCCACGGGGCTGGATGGCACAGCCTATGGGGCCGATCTGCTCGAGACCGGTGGCGTGGCGGTCATGCCGGGGGTGTCCTTTGGCGCGGGGCTGACCGATTGGGTCCGCGTGGCGCTGACCGTTGATGATGCAAGGTTTGCCACCGCGCTGGACCGCATCGTCGCCCATGCACAGACGCTTCGGACACGCGCGGCGCAGTGAGACGGAGCTGGCCGCGCCACCTGGCATCGGCGCTGCCCCACGCCTGAGGCGGCCACAGGTCCCGTCAGCCGGGTTGACACCCTGGCATGACGGGTCCGCCCCCAAGTCGACCGGGGTGACACCTGTGAAACCTGACGGTTCACTCTGCCACAGCGCAGGCCCCCTGTGGCCGCGCGCCCTCGCTGTAAATCGCCAAACCCAATGCGACCGTCGCCAACCCGGCTGCGACCACCAGAGACGTCGAAAACGCATGTGACACATCTGGGACAGCAGCCAGGGAAACATCTCCGGTTCCCAGGACAGTGACAAAAACAGTGGGCATGGCGGATGCCCCTGTCATCAGACCCAGGTTGCGCGACAGGCCAAGCAGACCGGAAAGGCGGCCACGCTGATCTGTGTCAGCGTCAACCAGAACGATCGTGTTGTTGGCAGCAAGAAAAAGCTGAAAGGCCGGTGTCAGCATGACAAGCGCCAAGATGTAGCCCCCTGCTCCGAACATCCGAGGCAGAAAC
Protein-coding regions in this window:
- a CDS encoding pyridoxal phosphate-dependent aminotransferase → MKTAAITDRLAGLGGAKWDLYQKARDMVAKGADIVEMTIGEPDVPTPASLSGAAITALQAGRTTYSTGRGEMGLRQALADSYSCSRGRAFGPENILCFPGTQTALYAVMMGVADHGDQVLVGDPMYATYEGVIRATGADMVPVPLRPEAGFRMQAADIAARITPRSRAIFLNTPHNPTGAILSAQDIADIGALALEHDLWIISDEVYEHLVFDGAGFASPLSNPHLADRVIAVSSISKSHAAPGFRSGWCVGPASFCDALLPVSETMLFGNQPFIADMTEQAVRAGSEVAPGMCARYAARAAALADRLARDTCLTVHRPDAGMFALVNVAATGLDGTAYGADLLETGGVAVMPGVSFGAGLTDWVRVALTVDDARFATALDRIVAHAQTLRTRAAQ
- a CDS encoding helix-turn-helix domain-containing protein; this translates as MTTAPLSAPLNAYCQFQTGDLDQARDLVARNFCGHRLERQSARDQFDACQNRAQGQALSYNYIRYGADVEIEPGELGSFYLIQVPLTGHALVRNGLDEVETGAGVASILNPDRHTAMRWHAGCEQLLLQIDRDQLTRVAERISGTALTAPVRFLPQIDGRRDEMRRWLTLFQSAVAAVDRGQLLGLDHQLTQAVVEDELIAGLIYSQPSNIAPLLDHPVLKSPSPYVKRAQDHMRAHLADPLSVTDVASAVGTSPRNLQLAFKQCLGMTPLEYLRLLRLNLARFLLQESPPHDTIARIAGAAGFSHLSRFSAQYTARFGESPSETRKRRILN
- a CDS encoding PLP-dependent aminotransferase family protein, which codes for MKQWIPTLVPTGHPRYVEIAEAIKSDIDKMVLAAGDRLPPQRAVAQGLGIDLSTVSRGYAEAVRRGYIESFVGRGTFVRAAAEPPEAPEAPDPRRAQEEDPMMNMPPEPDDPALLTRMAQGMSHVSANLVALLRYQSVIGSVQDREIAAHWMQEQGMTCDVDRLAVTAGTHASLYAILTVLAEPGLTLLCEELTYPGIRSIAARLGLRLIGLPGDADGILPDALDQAIRQDRPVALYLNPILQNPTTATIPQKRREQIAAVLRAHDLPLIEDDAYRFVAAEAPQPISQLVPELGWHIAGVSKCFGAGLRLAYTSVPVAGVMGQFSQALRSMNVMASPLNLALLSRWIEDGTAGHIQTFVRSEAAARQEIAATVLKQCDLHAAPEAFNLWLNLPQGTSRAEVMGRMGNRQIGIMPSDAFSVGPTPPESMRVCLGGPVSRDQLREDLLALNDAVTRKDWLG
- a CDS encoding TetR family transcriptional regulator C-terminal domain-containing protein → MTSAPRKFNRITPDQRKLALIEATLALVGEKGVQGATVRAIADRADVTQGLIRHHFSSKEELISAAYDHHMTTLTTLAQATVDPTADTARSRLAGFVRATLTPPVVDQRSLALWAAFLNRVQQDAAMRAIHQRTYMVFRDHLEGLIHAALTESNHPAPQDRTRRLAIACNAVLDGLWLEGGALPNLFAPDELSEIGLASVGALINIDLKQKAE
- a CDS encoding cupin domain-containing protein, with amino-acid sequence MQMDAGITATDAGVDGKSWNVVGHIYTPKLHSDNAMLWHAVIPADTFVPPHVHPTQDEWIYMLEGNMEVDFGYESGNVVAHKAGPGDMIQMPRGVAHGVFNRSGAEAKCLFGVAPSRKLFDLFIALDGVTDPAELVRLSALHEVDFLPPPADA
- a CDS encoding DUF983 domain-containing protein, which gives rise to MTDSLAQTTEEDRPMKPAILNGLRLKCPNCGQGKLLHSYLKVNDTCSHCAQPLHHQRADDGPAYLTILLVGHILGFALHFVYTTWRPEPLTLALIMTAVTVTGALALLPRMKGLVVAYQWAKRLHGF
- a CDS encoding NAD(P)/FAD-dependent oxidoreductase, yielding MVKRKNVAIIGGGVSGLAAAKAFDERGHRVFGFERTHDFGGVWELSRSYPDVQTQSPKDLYCYTDHPMPDDYPEWPKGPQVHAYLHSYAAKHDLTRLFQLNTNILSMDRRADGQPGWTLTIDRAGSVSSEDFDFVAICTGQFSDKNIISHPGQDAFIANGGQVMHSSEYVDSAIAKGKNVLVLGGSKSATDLVVNAAKNGAKSATMVYRENVWRVPYFVGGINFKRLLYMRAQEQQFNQWGKSPFQRVIAAVFKPLVWANFRGLETLLKAQLGLKKWNMVPDSPIEKEACCSLPIVTPGLFEGFRDGSIKPIQGTIDHYEPGHAVLTTGDRIPCDLSVLAVGWKLGIPYLAQEYRDKLIESDGQYRVYRLSVNPDLPDMGFVGFNSSFCTILSAEMIANWLVRYADGQLAHQPSAQAMNENMEMMLNWRRKERPSAQVYGGLCSAPFHFKHFDELLADIGATKRKRDNPLAEQFSFPDAKSYGEFLASAPQYSAA
- the argE gene encoding acetylornithine deacetylase; translated protein: MTDTIEILDRLIGFNTVSANSNLAIIDYIQDFLTARGFAVHRVPDGTGEKAGIFAALGPSGPGGILLSAHTDVVPVEGQDWTRDPFRLTRDNGRLYGRGTTDMKGYVASVMALADRAAGRDLKEPLKIAFSYDEEIGVVGIKHMIGALDGTIGLPRACFVGEPTDMQVAVGHKGKAALRATCFGQNGHSALAPQFVNALHLATDFVAELRALQQDFMINGARDAAYDIPYSTVHVGKLSGGMALNIVPDKAVVDFEYRHLAADKAADILARIQAAAEQVATAHRSQFPDARIEVDQYNAYPGLSVAGDAPVVSLAQRLAQSNDVTKVPYGTEAGYFDGLGIPTVVCGPGSMEGQGHKPDEYLEQTQLAACDAMMDRVLEELVG
- a CDS encoding LysR family transcriptional regulator, with the translated sequence MTLRYTLRQLEYFVAVGECGSIAAASEKVNVSSPSISAAVSQLEEEFGLSLFVRKHAQGLSLTKAGIRLLGQSQKILREADMLNSIAGDISGNVQGPLSIGCLLTFAQFVLPKVRREFEAQYPDVRINQVELNQTEIFSQIRRAELDIALTYDLDIPADLDFVRLVELPPYVLAAETHPIAHLPAVSVEELRDHPMVLLDLPMSGEYFLSFFSKAGVKPKIAERTRDMAVMRSLVANGYGYSIANVRPLTNQSPDGGTLQFIPLTGDVRPMCMGLIMARGADGTSTVKAFIEHCRSRITRDSVPGIRMGPEGSRRDV
- a CDS encoding DMT family transporter, producing the protein MHSRLLPALGLVVSAMSLIVIGDAAGKLLTANGFSPFFVAWSRFTVGLVVLLPTFRVHRAELSQLLDWRIILRACLIVGGISLILTALRTEPIANVFGGFFVGPILAFVLSAVLLGERVTPARAVLLLIGFAGVLLVVKPGFGMTVGLGFAVAAGCFHGSFLVATRWLAGQYRSGFLMFSQLFVGAIVLLPLALTGWPAGIGWGDAGLILVSALGSAAGNYLLVVANKTTPASVVAPLVYSQLLAATVVGWIVFSDLPDALGLIGLGVITCSGLASLWLSGRAMARV